The Haloplanus salinarum genome includes a region encoding these proteins:
- a CDS encoding archaellin/type IV pilin N-terminal domain-containing protein: MNRRGISPLVGTVVVIVITLLLASMFAAGATQMADFDRERDQVGDLTDDRGAGGWNDSYRSELIWARDDDPDENTVHVVNYTIATGADAAGNSLNSVVVEYPDGSASVTGVDEREDIETVGIDEDRDGDIEVDATDDVECCPPDDGVKVSDGGNTITIELSGNYNLEGGDALIVEFEEVDNPDGAGDYAVTVGINGDETDSGTLEIDND, translated from the coding sequence ATGAACCGCCGAGGGATCTCCCCGCTCGTGGGGACGGTCGTCGTGATCGTCATCACCCTCCTGCTGGCCTCGATGTTCGCCGCCGGGGCGACGCAGATGGCCGACTTCGACCGTGAGCGCGATCAGGTGGGCGATCTGACCGACGACCGGGGAGCTGGGGGGTGGAACGACAGCTACCGATCCGAACTGATCTGGGCGCGCGACGACGATCCGGACGAAAACACGGTGCACGTGGTGAACTACACTATCGCGACGGGTGCCGACGCTGCCGGCAACTCCCTGAACAGCGTGGTCGTCGAATATCCCGACGGATCGGCGAGCGTCACGGGGGTGGACGAACGCGAGGACATCGAGACCGTCGGGATCGACGAGGATCGCGACGGCGACATCGAGGTCGACGCGACCGACGACGTGGAGTGTTGTCCACCCGACGACGGGGTGAAAGTCTCCGACGGCGGGAACACGATCACGATCGAGCTATCGGGGAACTACAACCTGGAGGGCGGCGACGCGTTGATCGTGGAGTTCGAGGAGGTGGATAACCCCGACGGCGCGGGTGACTACGCCGTCACCGTCGGAATCAACGGCGACGAAACCGACTCGGGTACGCTGGAGATTGACAACGACTGA
- the gatB gene encoding Asp-tRNA(Asn)/Glu-tRNA(Gln) amidotransferase subunit GatB, which produces MTAQALQQRDLAVVIGLEVHVQLETDTKIFCGCSTESADDEGPNTRTCPVCLGLPGALPVLNEAAVEAAVKVGKALDAEVAEETRFHRKNYYYPDLPKNFQITQYDAPICADGSLEVSVEDERREVGIGRAHLEEDPGSLQHEGGNIETAEHTLVDYNRAGTPLMEIVTEPDFRGPAEVRAFLAKLEEVLEYLGVFDASRDGSLRIDANISLVPADEMDGDGDVDEAALEAANRTEVKNISSHKGAEQALAYEVTRQKNAVERGREIEQETRHWDESRGITVSMRSKEEEKDYRYFREADLPPLQVADWKERIPIPELPDARRERFREEYGLDPEAASKLTSTKEVADFFETVADRFDPGLAATWVADDLLGELNYRDMRVTDVEGRLDEFARLIELVDADEITEKNAREVVLRTMLDEGEDPDTVVEREGLGKAGDDAVAAAVDAAIEENPDAVEDYHDGEGGALNFLVGQVMSKTGGSADPGTVNGLLRERLDE; this is translated from the coding sequence ATGACTGCGCAGGCGCTCCAGCAACGTGATCTCGCGGTCGTCATCGGGCTGGAGGTCCACGTCCAGCTCGAGACCGACACGAAGATCTTCTGTGGCTGTTCGACCGAGTCGGCCGACGACGAGGGGCCCAACACCCGGACCTGTCCCGTCTGTCTGGGCCTGCCCGGTGCCCTCCCGGTCCTCAACGAGGCGGCCGTCGAGGCCGCGGTGAAGGTGGGGAAGGCGCTCGACGCCGAGGTCGCCGAGGAGACCCGGTTCCACCGCAAGAACTACTACTACCCCGACCTGCCGAAGAACTTCCAGATCACGCAGTACGACGCACCGATCTGTGCCGACGGCTCCCTGGAGGTGAGCGTCGAGGACGAGCGCCGCGAGGTCGGCATCGGCCGTGCGCACCTCGAGGAGGACCCCGGGAGCCTCCAGCACGAGGGCGGCAACATCGAGACGGCCGAGCACACGCTCGTCGACTACAACCGCGCGGGCACGCCGCTGATGGAAATCGTCACCGAGCCCGACTTCCGGGGGCCGGCCGAGGTCCGGGCTTTCCTCGCGAAACTGGAGGAGGTCCTGGAGTACCTCGGCGTCTTCGACGCCTCGCGCGACGGCAGCCTCCGGATCGACGCCAACATCTCGCTGGTCCCGGCCGACGAGATGGACGGCGACGGCGACGTCGACGAGGCGGCGCTCGAAGCGGCCAACCGCACCGAGGTGAAGAACATCTCCAGTCACAAGGGCGCGGAGCAGGCACTGGCCTACGAGGTGACCCGCCAGAAGAACGCCGTCGAGCGCGGGCGAGAGATCGAACAGGAGACGCGCCACTGGGACGAGAGCCGGGGGATCACCGTCTCCATGCGCTCGAAGGAGGAGGAGAAGGACTACCGCTACTTCCGCGAGGCGGACCTCCCGCCCCTGCAGGTCGCGGACTGGAAGGAGCGGATTCCGATCCCGGAGCTGCCGGACGCGCGCCGCGAGCGCTTCCGCGAGGAGTACGGGCTCGACCCCGAGGCGGCGTCGAAGCTCACGTCGACCAAGGAGGTGGCCGACTTCTTCGAGACCGTCGCGGACCGCTTCGATCCCGGCCTCGCGGCGACGTGGGTCGCCGACGACCTGCTGGGCGAACTCAACTACCGCGACATGCGGGTCACGGACGTCGAGGGGCGACTCGACGAGTTCGCCCGCCTGATCGAACTCGTCGACGCCGACGAGATCACGGAGAAGAACGCCCGCGAGGTGGTGTTGCGGACGATGCTCGACGAGGGCGAGGACCCGGACACCGTCGTCGAGCGCGAGGGACTGGGCAAGGCGGGCGACGACGCCGTCGCCGCCGCCGTCGACGCGGCCATCGAGGAGAACCCCGACGCCGTCGAGGACTACCACGACGGCGAGGGTGGCGCCCTCAACTTCCTCGTCGGGCAGGTGATGAGCAAGACCGGCGGGAGCGCCGACCCCGGGACGGTCAACGGCCTGCTCCGCGAGCGCCTGGACGAGTGA
- a CDS encoding DNA topoisomerase I produces MKRGPELIVTEKDNAARRIADILSDGSAESDRVNGVNVYKWGGKRCIGLSGHVVGVDFPPEYGDWRDVEPVELVSADVEKRPTQENIVAALRRLARDASRIHIATDYDREGELIGKEAYELVREVNEAAPVDRVRFSSITDREVQEAFADPDDLDFDLAAAGEARQIIDLMWGASLTRFLSLSARQLGDDFISVGRVQGPTLKLIVDREREIDAFDPEDYWELFAALTKDSETFEAQYFYLDADDNEAERVWEEARADAVDRTLSAASTATVDEVRRRTRTDDPPAPFNTTQFIRAASGIDYSAQRAMSIAEDLYTAGYVTYPRTDNTVYPEDLEPRDLLDALSDGPRFGDDAADLLDADEITPTAGDEETTDHPPIHPTDELPSPSDLSEDEWEVYELVVRRFLATVADAATWEHLRVVAAVDGDDKDLRLKANGKRLVDPGYHAVYPYRSTTENYVPDVAEGEELAVTEARLEAKQTQPPRRYGQSRLIETMEDMGIGTKATRHDVIQKLYDRGYIEGDPPRPTRLARGVVEASEEFADRIVSEEMTARLEEDMQAIARGEADLDEVTDESREILERVFDRLEDSREALGDHLRESLKADKTVGRCPECGADLVIRRSRGGSYFVGCDGYPDCEYTLPLPSTGKPILLDDVCGEHGLHDVKMLAGRKTFVHGCPLCAAEAADEEPDLIVGPCPECGADHDGELAVKRLRSGGRLVGCTRYPDCEYSLPMPRRGEVERVGETCEEHGLPGLRITYEDADREPWDLGCPICNYREYQARQAGTELEAIDGIGEKTAEKLKAAGVEDVAGLKAAEPDALADEIDGVGEDTVRNWQADAD; encoded by the coding sequence ATGAAACGCGGCCCCGAGTTGATCGTCACGGAGAAGGACAACGCCGCCCGTCGCATCGCGGACATCCTGAGCGACGGGAGCGCGGAGAGCGACCGCGTCAACGGCGTCAACGTCTACAAGTGGGGTGGCAAGCGCTGTATCGGCCTGTCCGGGCACGTCGTCGGCGTCGACTTCCCGCCGGAGTACGGCGACTGGCGCGACGTCGAGCCGGTCGAACTCGTGAGCGCGGACGTCGAGAAACGGCCGACCCAGGAGAACATCGTCGCGGCGCTCCGGCGGCTGGCACGCGACGCCTCGCGGATCCACATCGCGACCGACTACGACCGCGAGGGCGAACTCATCGGGAAGGAGGCGTACGAACTCGTCCGCGAGGTCAACGAGGCGGCGCCAGTCGATCGGGTGCGGTTCTCCTCGATCACCGACCGCGAGGTGCAGGAGGCGTTCGCCGACCCCGACGACCTCGATTTCGACCTCGCGGCCGCGGGCGAGGCCCGGCAGATCATCGATCTGATGTGGGGCGCCTCGCTCACGCGCTTTCTCTCCCTGTCGGCCCGGCAACTCGGCGACGACTTCATCTCCGTCGGCCGGGTCCAGGGTCCGACGCTGAAGCTGATCGTCGATCGGGAACGCGAGATCGACGCCTTCGATCCCGAGGACTACTGGGAACTGTTCGCCGCCCTCACGAAGGACTCGGAGACCTTCGAGGCGCAGTACTTCTACCTCGATGCGGACGACAACGAGGCCGAGCGCGTCTGGGAAGAGGCGCGGGCCGACGCGGTCGACCGGACCCTGTCGGCGGCGTCGACGGCGACCGTCGACGAGGTGCGCCGGCGCACCCGGACCGACGATCCGCCGGCGCCGTTCAACACGACGCAGTTCATCCGCGCCGCGAGCGGGATCGACTACTCCGCCCAGCGCGCGATGAGCATCGCCGAGGACCTCTACACCGCGGGCTACGTCACCTACCCCCGGACGGACAACACGGTCTATCCCGAAGACTTGGAGCCGCGGGACCTGCTCGACGCGCTGTCGGACGGCCCCCGGTTCGGCGACGACGCCGCCGACCTGCTCGACGCCGACGAGATCACGCCCACGGCCGGCGACGAGGAGACGACCGACCATCCGCCGATCCACCCGACCGACGAACTCCCCTCGCCCTCGGACCTCTCGGAGGACGAGTGGGAGGTGTACGAACTCGTCGTCCGCCGCTTCCTGGCCACCGTCGCGGACGCGGCGACCTGGGAACACCTGCGCGTCGTCGCGGCCGTCGACGGCGACGACAAGGACCTCCGCCTGAAAGCCAACGGCAAGCGCCTCGTCGATCCGGGCTACCACGCCGTCTATCCCTACCGCTCGACGACGGAGAACTACGTCCCCGACGTCGCCGAGGGTGAGGAACTCGCGGTGACCGAGGCGCGCCTCGAAGCCAAGCAGACCCAGCCGCCGCGCCGGTACGGGCAGTCCCGACTCATCGAGACCATGGAGGACATGGGCATCGGGACGAAGGCGACGCGACACGACGTGATCCAGAAGCTGTACGACCGGGGGTACATCGAGGGCGATCCGCCCCGGCCGACCCGGCTAGCCCGAGGGGTCGTCGAGGCCTCCGAGGAGTTCGCCGACCGCATCGTCAGCGAGGAGATGACCGCCCGACTGGAGGAGGACATGCAGGCCATCGCCCGCGGCGAGGCCGACCTGGACGAGGTGACCGACGAGTCGCGGGAGATCCTCGAACGCGTGTTCGACCGCCTCGAGGACTCCCGGGAGGCGCTCGGCGATCACCTCCGCGAGTCGCTGAAGGCCGACAAGACCGTCGGGCGGTGTCCGGAGTGTGGCGCGGACCTCGTGATCCGGCGGAGCCGCGGGGGCTCCTATTTCGTCGGCTGTGACGGCTACCCCGACTGCGAGTATACGCTCCCGCTCCCCTCGACGGGCAAGCCCATCCTCCTCGACGACGTCTGCGGGGAGCACGGCCTCCACGACGTGAAGATGCTCGCCGGGCGGAAGACGTTCGTCCACGGCTGTCCGCTGTGTGCGGCCGAGGCCGCCGACGAGGAACCCGACCTGATCGTCGGGCCGTGTCCGGAGTGTGGCGCGGACCACGACGGCGAACTCGCGGTCAAGCGCCTCCGCTCCGGCGGCCGACTCGTCGGCTGTACGCGCTACCCCGACTGCGAGTACTCCCTCCCGATGCCTCGCCGTGGCGAGGTCGAACGCGTCGGGGAGACCTGCGAGGAACACGGCCTCCCGGGCCTGCGGATCACCTACGAGGATGCTGACCGCGAGCCGTGGGATCTGGGCTGTCCGATCTGTAACTACCGGGAGTACCAGGCCCGGCAGGCGGGGACGGAACTGGAGGCCATCGACGGCATCGGCGAGAAGACCGCCGAGAAGCTGAAGGCCGCGGGCGTCGAGGACGTCGCCGGCCTGAAGGCCGCCGAACCGGACGCGCTGGCCGACGAGATCGACGGCGTCGGCGAGGATACCGTACGAAACTGGCAGGCCGACGCGGACTGA
- a CDS encoding phosphoglycerol geranylgeranyltransferase yields the protein MTTPWDEWDHVLKIDPDKDLVAGETFEDVCATGTDAIEIGGTTGMTKEKMETVVDACAKYGVPLYQEPSNPAVVIDDAALDGYLIPTVFNAGDSFWVTGAHKEWVRIENGLDWSRTHTEAYIVLNPDSSVAEYTDADCDQSPDDVAAYAAVAEKLFGQEIVYIEYSGTFGDPETVAAANEALDDATLFYGGGIDDYDAAREMSQHADVVVVGDLLHDEGCAAVRETVEGAKAADADAE from the coding sequence ATGACCACGCCGTGGGACGAGTGGGACCACGTCCTCAAGATCGACCCCGACAAGGACCTCGTCGCGGGTGAGACGTTCGAGGACGTCTGTGCCACCGGAACCGACGCCATCGAGATCGGCGGGACGACGGGGATGACCAAAGAGAAGATGGAGACGGTCGTCGACGCCTGCGCGAAGTACGGCGTGCCGCTCTATCAGGAGCCGTCGAACCCCGCGGTCGTCATCGACGACGCCGCGCTCGATGGCTACCTGATCCCGACGGTGTTCAACGCCGGTGACAGCTTCTGGGTCACCGGCGCCCACAAGGAGTGGGTGCGCATCGAGAACGGTCTCGACTGGAGTCGCACCCACACCGAGGCCTACATCGTCCTCAACCCCGACTCCTCCGTTGCGGAGTACACCGACGCCGACTGCGACCAGTCGCCCGACGACGTGGCCGCCTACGCCGCCGTCGCGGAGAAACTGTTCGGCCAGGAGATCGTCTACATCGAGTACTCGGGCACCTTCGGCGACCCCGAGACGGTCGCGGCCGCGAACGAGGCGCTCGACGACGCGACCCTGTTTTACGGTGGCGGCATCGACGACTACGACGCCGCACGGGAGATGAGCCAGCACGCCGACGTGGTCGTCGTCGGCGACCTGCTTCACGACGAGGGCTGTGCGGCCGTCCGCGAGACGGTCGAGGGCGCGAAGGCGGCCGACGCCGACGCGGAGTGA
- a CDS encoding mandelate racemase/muconate lactonizing enzyme family protein yields MEITDVRVERIEVPLERPLGVSRGRSMSARGAAFVVVETDAGITGIGEGVGPESYIVERIVEEKYAPRLIGEDPLDIQRLWESMVTDTVYKDLKGQGLSAASGVDIALWDIAGKHHGVPVYRLLGGPVGGDLKPYASDLFWQDPETMAERAGSYVDRGFAGVKTHLGRGIDADEERVAAMRDAIGDAELMVDMNCGYDRPDARRVGRMLEDYDVYWYEEPLSPYDVDGLAALQEELAVPLAAGENEYTKWGFRDLFEADAVDYAMPDVMRCGGITEATKVCALAEAHGTVVSPHCFTTGVGLAATMHVVAASPACEWLEFDPTDFPVYEALFETPPELEDGRIALPEEPGLGVSLDEDVIGEFRVD; encoded by the coding sequence ATGGAGATCACCGACGTGCGGGTCGAACGGATCGAGGTACCGCTGGAGCGACCGCTCGGCGTCTCACGTGGGCGTTCGATGTCGGCCCGCGGGGCGGCCTTCGTCGTCGTCGAGACGGACGCGGGCATCACGGGGATCGGCGAGGGCGTGGGACCGGAGTCGTACATCGTCGAGCGCATCGTCGAGGAGAAGTACGCCCCGCGGCTGATCGGCGAGGACCCCCTCGATATCCAGCGGCTCTGGGAGTCGATGGTGACCGACACCGTGTACAAGGACCTGAAGGGGCAGGGACTGTCCGCGGCCAGCGGTGTCGACATCGCGCTCTGGGACATCGCGGGCAAGCACCACGGCGTGCCCGTCTACCGCCTGCTCGGTGGTCCCGTCGGCGGCGACCTCAAACCGTACGCGAGCGACCTGTTCTGGCAGGACCCCGAGACGATGGCCGAGCGGGCGGGCTCGTACGTCGACCGCGGGTTCGCGGGCGTCAAGACCCACCTCGGACGGGGGATCGACGCCGACGAGGAGCGGGTGGCGGCGATGCGGGACGCCATCGGCGACGCCGAACTGATGGTGGACATGAACTGCGGGTACGACCGCCCGGACGCCCGGCGCGTCGGGCGGATGCTCGAAGACTACGACGTCTACTGGTACGAGGAGCCGCTCTCGCCGTACGACGTGGACGGGCTCGCGGCCCTGCAGGAGGAACTCGCCGTCCCGCTGGCCGCCGGCGAGAACGAGTACACGAAGTGGGGCTTCCGTGACCTGTTCGAGGCGGACGCAGTCGACTACGCGATGCCCGACGTGATGCGTTGTGGCGGCATCACCGAGGCGACGAAGGTCTGTGCGCTCGCGGAGGCCCACGGGACGGTCGTCTCCCCCCACTGTTTCACCACCGGCGTCGGCCTCGCGGCGACGATGCACGTCGTCGCGGCGTCGCCGGCCTGCGAGTGGCTGGAGTTCGACCCGACCGACTTCCCCGTGTACGAGGCGCTGTTCGAGACGCCGCCCGAGCTGGAGGACGGCCGCATCGCCCTCCCCGAGGAGCCCGGACTCGGCGTCTCGCTCGACGAGGACGTGATCGGCGAGTTCCGCGTCGACTGA